Part of the Priestia megaterium genome, ATTTCTTTATTTTATGGTAGACTAAAAAATCCGGCTTTATGATTAATAGATATAGTGATCAATTCTATTTGTTATTAACTATATAAACAAAAACGATGAACTCATCATCCTACCAAATAGAAAGTGGGTAATAACAACATGAAAAGATTAAAAATATTGTTTTTGACTAGGGACCGGTCGCAACAAATGGAAAAAAGTAGTTTTTATCTGGCTGAAGAAATGAAAAAACAATGTGATTTAATGCTATGGACTGAAGATGGACATATTTCAAAAATACTGGCCCAAATACCACATAAGCCAGATTTTATTTTTTTAAATGATTTTCTTGACCCAAAACTTTGTCCCCGGATTCTGGGACTTAATGAAATTAGTATTCCTAAGGGAATGATTTTCCACGATATTTCCTATCAAATACAGAGAAGAAAAAATTACATCAACAAGGAGAAAATTGATTTTATTTTTGCACATTACCGAGATGCTTTTATGAAATGGTATCCAGAATTGGCTCATCGATTCATTTGGCTGCCTCATCATGTAAACACGGAAATATATCGAGATTTTCAACTTCCCAAAAGCATTAATTGGCTAATGATGGGAGCTATTCTCCGTCATATTTATCCGTTAAGGGTAATCATGCTAAATACGATGAAGGATCAACCTGGTTTCGTGTATCATCCACATCCTGGGTACAATGTAGTT contains:
- a CDS encoding glycosyltransferase, coding for MKRLKILFLTRDRSQQMEKSSFYLAEEMKKQCDLMLWTEDGHISKILAQIPHKPDFIFLNDFLDPKLCPRILGLNEISIPKGMIFHDISYQIQRRKNYINKEKIDFIFAHYRDAFMKWYPELAHRFIWLPHHVNTEIYRDFQLPKSINWLMMGAILRHIYPLRVIMLNTMKDQPGFVYHPHPGYNVVQKVNQGSLVGDEYAKEINRSKMFLTCNSIYEYTLMKYFEVLGCNTLLLAPATKETEDLGIIDGVHFVAVNRLNFMEKAQYYLTHETERIAIAQTGYEMVRTYHSSEARVRQLLSNITKLLSLRN